The following are from one region of the Ignavibacteriota bacterium genome:
- a CDS encoding T9SS type A sorting domain-containing protein codes for MQQQSDHFGSNGPDEIGNGNNNLFGNSKPQELVFLNSLNISNYGEPTSWNGPWSNTNLENIRDKTFPYAIRATAGLLFWFANEVDLITNIEEAQVIFPIDLILHQNYPNPFNPNTVISYQLPVSSDVTLKIYDVLGNEVATLVDDYKLAGSYEVEFNASTLPSGVYFYQLRTRGPEINSGQGIVETKKMILLK; via the coding sequence ATGCAGCAGCAATCTGATCATTTCGGTAGCAATGGCCCTGATGAAATTGGAAACGGAAACAATAATTTATTTGGAAACTCCAAACCACAGGAATTAGTTTTTCTTAATTCCTTAAACATTTCAAACTATGGTGAACCAACTTCCTGGAACGGACCCTGGAGTAATACAAATTTGGAGAACATTCGGGATAAAACTTTCCCTTATGCTATTCGTGCAACTGCAGGATTACTTTTTTGGTTTGCGAATGAGGTTGATCTTATTACAAACATTGAAGAAGCACAAGTAATTTTCCCAATTGATTTGATTCTTCATCAAAACTACCCCAACCCGTTTAATCCGAATACGGTGATCAGTTATCAGTTACCAGTAAGCAGTGATGTAACTTTAAAAATTTATGACGTACTTGGTAATGAAGTTGCCACGCTTGTTGATGACTACAAACTTGCAGGAAGTTATGAAGTTGAATTCAATGCTTCAACCTTACCGAGCGGAGTTTATTTCTATCAGTTAAGAACCAGAGGTCCTGAAATAAATTCAGGACAAGGAATAGTTGAAACTAAGAAGATGATTCTACTTAAATAA
- a CDS encoding alpha/beta fold hydrolase produces MNKNYISIFFILFISLFSNPQSFESSSRQTLISTPVIYVPGIMGSALYDDINYDNKLIADEKAWFGPQFFTHSLWLKSNGIDPDGNYNIKVAPLRNDTANTLRDELLNVPMDLFKGFFDNMEANGYLLDDYDDIHNEGENLFCFTYDWRKNNLTNAELLSFFIDSVRNWTGANQVNLVGHSMGGIVSKTCIKNFDKSRIKNMVFIATPHLGAPEMLTVMLKGKLFEWLNFVNEIEWLAARSLARNLPSCYQLIPSSGYFDLSLNNGFSSNINIYSECFQIPNGNFVDYSGLLSYLLSYQSCIIEDLNDGLLNNSEVFKQSIDTLDFGQVEVINIVGHNQWTIGKNRVIDGGPPLYCKTIEYSRNLNGDFTVPVRSAELINGQIFEHTYYVPNIPHHEMPGSLETLEILQGIFANPPNYNFPQYSEPPVSYKDIIVNVENDPDFHKSFYLSQNYPNPFNPSTKISWQSPVGSWQTIKIYDVLGNEVATLVNEYKPAGSYEVEFNASPLPSGVYFYQLLVSAGRSPDVKTENYIETKKMVLLK; encoded by the coding sequence ATGAATAAAAATTACATTTCTATATTTTTTATTTTGTTTATTAGTTTATTCAGCAATCCTCAGTCGTTCGAATCGAGCTCCCGACAAACTTTGATCTCAACTCCAGTTATTTATGTTCCCGGTATTATGGGCTCAGCGCTTTATGATGATATTAATTATGACAATAAACTTATTGCAGATGAAAAAGCATGGTTCGGTCCTCAATTTTTTACACATAGTTTATGGCTTAAGTCAAATGGAATTGATCCTGATGGTAACTATAATATTAAAGTTGCCCCGTTACGGAATGACACTGCAAATACGTTAAGAGATGAATTGTTGAATGTACCTATGGATTTATTCAAAGGTTTTTTTGACAATATGGAAGCGAACGGATATTTGTTGGATGATTACGATGATATCCATAATGAAGGAGAAAATTTATTTTGTTTTACTTACGACTGGAGAAAAAATAATTTAACAAATGCCGAACTATTATCTTTCTTCATCGACAGTGTAAGGAACTGGACAGGAGCAAACCAGGTTAATCTTGTTGGTCATAGTATGGGAGGAATTGTTTCCAAAACCTGTATTAAGAACTTCGACAAATCAAGAATTAAAAATATGGTCTTTATTGCAACACCTCATTTAGGCGCTCCGGAAATGTTGACTGTAATGCTCAAGGGAAAACTTTTTGAATGGCTCAATTTTGTTAATGAAATAGAATGGCTTGCTGCAAGATCGTTAGCCAGAAATTTACCTTCATGTTATCAGCTTATTCCTTCTTCCGGTTACTTTGACCTCAGCTTAAATAATGGCTTCTCCTCAAATATTAATATTTATTCAGAATGTTTTCAGATACCAAATGGAAATTTTGTTGATTACTCCGGATTGCTCAGCTATCTATTATCATATCAGTCTTGTATAATAGAAGATTTGAACGATGGTCTTCTCAATAATTCTGAAGTATTCAAGCAATCAATAGATACATTAGATTTTGGGCAGGTTGAAGTAATTAACATTGTTGGTCATAACCAGTGGACAATAGGTAAAAACCGTGTGATTGATGGAGGTCCGCCATTATATTGCAAAACAATTGAATACTCCCGTAATCTGAATGGTGATTTTACAGTTCCGGTCAGAAGTGCTGAACTCATTAATGGACAAATATTTGAACACACTTACTATGTACCAAATATTCCCCATCACGAAATGCCCGGATCGCTGGAAACTCTTGAAATTCTTCAGGGAATATTTGCTAATCCACCAAACTACAACTTCCCGCAATATTCTGAACCACCAGTAAGCTATAAAGATATTATTGTTAATGTTGAGAACGATCCTGATTTTCATAAATCATTTTATCTCTCTCAAAACTACCCAAACCCATTTAACCCAAGCACAAAAATCAGTTGGCAGTCGCCAGTAGGCAGTTGGCAAACAATAAAAATTTACGACGTGCTTGGTAACGAAGTTGCAACATTAGTGAATGAATACAAACCTGCAGGAAGTTATGAAGTTGAATTCAATGCTTCACCGTTACCGAGTGGAGTTTATTTCTATCAATTGCTTGTCTCGGCTGGGCGAAGCCCAGACGTAAAAACTGAAAATTATATCGAGACGAAAAAGATGGTATTACTTAAATAA
- a CDS encoding T9SS type A sorting domain-containing protein, with product MKYIIYTLMLVLMLICSIVYPQKPEMLNKPTSTVGDPIRAYLNLNNISTIFKNDGISDIDYYESNSGFTFPKGTGKTAVFMSGLLWGANLNRSGEVDPHVGGSVYRTGLQGGKILSPGIPEDFNLPHVRIYRVRPDVYPGGPWVDLSVEAYDENKTEFEIRTQYEVDWVEWRAQDGAPFKDVDEDGNYNPNVDVPGISGAAQTIWFVANDLDAARTTFMYGTMPMGIEYQATYWEYHNGSFLDNLFFRKYKLINKSDVAFSDMYISMWSDPDIGNSGDDFVGCDTTLNIIYAYNGYEYDPVYDDYPPPAIGFDLLKGPTIQGNQILPMTAAYYFTQNHPELTDPVQGSYPEGAVRFYNFMQGLIGLTGEPFINPTTGLPTSYTLSGNPLTGEGWIDGDPYGPGDRRVGLASGPFTMAVGDTQEIVIAEIAAIGFNRLQAYRILKYYDALTQEAFDNGLQNIANMPPRTEVPEAVVTGTSWKIKLNWGLDTASVQSIENFNQNGYEFQGYNVYQLASPLPIKENAVRIATFDKVDGVTEIEGIVMDPETGLPVNGIQQFGSDSGIERSLLTNYDYVENTHMRVGKKYYFAVTAYTYNFDPLAVPNNSESLLEVIEAVFYDSLGGASYGDSILVTHSQGSGDGKVYVVVDDPTQLTGDDYEVFFNQQQYYRNEFGEWVPGFPGRPSGPDTLTGSSISMAATYGPVAGSLEISCLLDLVSPDNNWADGITLTFPVGTTIIEAIPFNANNGYIVPEIVGNTLNLGIVNGPPTGNGAFTGGEEWKVSIMPYQLPLTVEWIIYDDGYSGGTVNAVGYTEITSVGYATKIEDHWNVLNLTTQDTVLEDQTVIMGYDLYTGEYVGDPVAEGFKISVDVNYEKPKTMGSVLVNGTELSYSEGNFWWTGDNFTVCDFTMFGYEDGYAATSLPVYGGAGGTTNINVLQQDLEFRWTGILIDTIANGVNITITSSGGSIATLFGASTYDLTYHPMNPNYGFSDEPFTVRVPFEVWNVDQNQQVNLVFWDRSGNPTISGGAVWNQTNRVYTWVVNTSYSPDLIDVTSQMVADNATWNVVYYLSTFSLNDLVYITYNNPTQFGIDLFNFTTPEPVVSVNDETIPTRFQVFQNYPNPFNPLTVIRFTLPHQSLVKLNIYNILGERVAQLVNTELNAGIHEVVFNGHNLASGVYFYSLDVQNKFFEVKKMILIK from the coding sequence ATGAAATATATAATATATACCCTAATGTTAGTTTTGATGTTGATTTGTTCAATAGTCTATCCGCAAAAACCGGAGATGCTCAACAAACCAACTTCAACTGTTGGTGATCCGATACGGGCTTATCTGAACTTGAATAATATTTCTACAATTTTTAAGAATGATGGTATTTCGGATATAGATTATTACGAATCCAACTCTGGGTTTACATTCCCGAAAGGTACAGGTAAGACTGCGGTTTTTATGTCAGGTTTATTATGGGGTGCTAATCTAAATAGATCGGGAGAAGTTGATCCACATGTCGGAGGTTCAGTGTATAGAACAGGATTACAAGGTGGTAAAATATTATCACCTGGTATACCAGAAGATTTTAATCTTCCGCACGTGAGAATTTATAGAGTACGACCTGATGTTTATCCTGGTGGGCCTTGGGTAGATTTATCTGTTGAAGCATACGATGAAAATAAAACTGAATTTGAAATCAGAACTCAGTATGAAGTGGATTGGGTTGAGTGGAGAGCTCAAGATGGTGCCCCTTTTAAAGATGTTGATGAAGATGGAAATTATAATCCAAATGTGGATGTACCAGGAATATCAGGTGCAGCACAAACAATCTGGTTTGTCGCCAATGATCTTGATGCTGCAAGAACAACTTTTATGTACGGTACAATGCCTATGGGAATTGAGTACCAGGCAACATACTGGGAATATCACAATGGGAGTTTTCTCGATAATTTATTTTTTAGAAAATACAAGCTGATTAATAAAAGTGATGTTGCATTTTCTGATATGTATATATCAATGTGGTCTGACCCTGATATTGGCAATTCAGGTGATGATTTCGTTGGCTGTGATACAACGCTGAATATAATCTATGCTTACAATGGATATGAATATGATCCCGTTTACGATGATTATCCGCCGCCTGCAATTGGTTTTGATTTGTTGAAAGGTCCAACTATTCAAGGAAATCAAATTCTTCCCATGACGGCTGCATATTATTTCACACAGAATCATCCCGAATTAACTGATCCAGTTCAAGGTTCTTATCCTGAAGGAGCTGTACGTTTTTATAATTTCATGCAAGGACTAATCGGATTAACCGGAGAACCATTTATTAATCCAACTACCGGGCTTCCAACTAGTTATACATTGTCTGGTAACCCATTGACGGGAGAAGGTTGGATTGACGGGGATCCTTATGGACCCGGAGATAGAAGAGTTGGATTAGCTTCTGGTCCCTTTACGATGGCAGTTGGTGATACACAAGAAATAGTAATTGCAGAAATTGCTGCAATTGGTTTTAACAGACTTCAAGCTTATAGAATTTTAAAATATTATGACGCATTAACACAGGAAGCATTTGATAACGGTCTTCAGAACATCGCAAATATGCCACCCAGAACAGAAGTGCCCGAGGCAGTGGTTACCGGCACCAGCTGGAAAATAAAATTGAACTGGGGATTAGATACTGCTTCAGTTCAATCAATAGAAAATTTTAATCAGAACGGATATGAGTTCCAGGGTTACAATGTTTATCAATTAGCAAGTCCTCTACCAATCAAAGAAAATGCAGTGAGAATTGCAACTTTTGATAAAGTTGATGGAGTAACTGAAATAGAAGGCATAGTGATGGATCCTGAAACTGGGTTGCCCGTAAACGGTATTCAACAATTTGGATCTGATTCAGGAATTGAAAGATCATTACTAACAAATTATGACTACGTTGAGAATACACATATGAGAGTTGGTAAAAAGTATTATTTCGCTGTTACTGCATATACATATAATTTTGATCCGCTTGCCGTTCCAAATAATTCAGAAAGTTTATTAGAAGTAATTGAAGCTGTATTTTATGATAGCCTAGGAGGAGCTAGTTATGGTGATTCAATTCTGGTAACACATTCACAAGGAAGTGGTGATGGGAAGGTGTATGTGGTGGTAGATGATCCAACACAACTTACAGGTGATGACTATGAAGTCTTCTTCAATCAACAGCAGTATTATCGCAACGAATTTGGTGAGTGGGTACCAGGATTCCCAGGACGACCAAGTGGTCCGGATACTTTAACAGGTTCATCAATTAGTATGGCTGCCACATACGGTCCTGTTGCTGGTAGTCTGGAAATCAGTTGTTTATTAGATCTTGTAAGTCCTGATAATAATTGGGCTGATGGTATCACTTTAACTTTCCCAGTGGGAACTACGATAATTGAAGCTATTCCATTTAATGCAAACAATGGATATATAGTTCCTGAGATAGTTGGCAATACTTTAAATCTTGGAATCGTAAATGGTCCGCCAACAGGTAACGGTGCATTTACAGGAGGTGAAGAGTGGAAGGTATCTATAATGCCATATCAATTACCTCTAACGGTTGAATGGATAATTTATGATGATGGCTATTCGGGAGGAACTGTTAATGCTGTTGGTTATACTGAAATCACTTCGGTTGGATATGCAACAAAAATTGAAGATCATTGGAATGTTCTTAATCTTACAACTCAGGATACAGTGCTGGAAGATCAAACTGTGATAATGGGTTACGATCTTTACACAGGAGAATATGTTGGTGATCCAGTTGCTGAAGGTTTTAAAATCTCAGTCGATGTTAATTACGAAAAACCAAAAACGATGGGTAGTGTTTTAGTTAATGGAACTGAACTTTCTTATTCTGAAGGTAATTTTTGGTGGACAGGAGATAATTTTACTGTTTGTGATTTTACCATGTTCGGTTATGAGGATGGTTATGCTGCAACTTCATTACCGGTCTATGGCGGAGCTGGTGGGACAACAAATATAAATGTACTCCAGCAAGATTTAGAATTCCGTTGGACGGGTATCCTAATTGATACAATTGCGAACGGTGTCAATATAACTATTACTTCATCAGGAGGTTCAATTGCAACTTTATTTGGAGCCAGCACATATGATCTTACATATCATCCAATGAATCCAAATTATGGTTTTTCAGATGAGCCATTTACAGTCCGTGTTCCTTTTGAAGTGTGGAATGTGGATCAAAATCAGCAGGTCAATCTTGTATTCTGGGATAGGTCTGGTAATCCAACTATTAGTGGCGGTGCAGTTTGGAATCAAACAAACAGAGTTTATACATGGGTAGTAAACACTTCATATAGTCCTGATCTAATTGACGTAACTTCACAAATGGTTGCAGATAATGCAACATGGAATGTCGTTTATTATTTATCCACCTTTTCTCTGAATGATTTAGTTTATATAACCTATAATAATCCAACCCAATTTGGCATTGATCTGTTTAATTTCACCACACCTGAACCTGTAGTATCAGTTAATGACGAAACTATTCCAACAAGGTTTCAGGTTTTTCAGAACTATCCAAATCCTTTTAATCCCTTAACCGTTATCAGATTTACTCTGCCCCATCAGAGTTTAGTTAAATTGAATATTTACAATATACTTGGTGAACGAGTTGCACAATTGGTAAACACGGAACTTAACGCTGGCATACACGAGGTTGTATTTAATGGTCATAATCTTGCAAGCGGAGTTTATTTCTATTCATTAGATGTTCAGAATAAATTCTTTGAAGTAAAGAAAATGATTTTGATAAAATAG
- a CDS encoding BamA/TamA family outer membrane protein — protein MNNNYKPAEFILLLIISFSSQSSAQTDTTERAGIELFPIISYDTDAGFGYGAKAFFYNQFNTQESFDIILFNSTKGEQWYKFVFSTPDFENRQGTKFPFALDITLEYDKWKNYRLYYYGWDNQSSDFLNPAVEFNDLAASEYLESKIILNHAFQSDLTGLLAFKFSSLNIYDIRRDENLTTPDKVDNKLLDDPSVKFISININGKWDTRNSFINPSTGLVLEIELEYAPDILDDNSSFFRQAFVVRYFTEIFFENLILASRAMEQISIPEAGSSEFLAIPVGGGNTLRGVPMDKFRFKSLLLFNNELRYKIWWRFGAIAGLDIGYGSNKDLYPENTIKWIVNPVAGLRFFMDNFIVRADVGYYNGDIGFYLNFGHIY, from the coding sequence ATGAATAACAATTATAAGCCAGCAGAATTTATTTTGCTGCTGATCATAAGTTTTAGTTCACAATCCTCAGCACAAACTGATACTACTGAACGAGCAGGTATTGAATTGTTCCCAATAATCAGCTACGATACCGATGCTGGATTTGGTTACGGTGCAAAAGCATTTTTCTACAATCAATTTAATACTCAGGAAAGTTTTGACATTATTCTTTTCAACAGTACTAAAGGTGAACAATGGTACAAATTCGTTTTCTCAACTCCTGATTTTGAAAACCGGCAAGGAACTAAATTCCCGTTTGCACTAGATATTACCCTCGAATACGATAAATGGAAAAATTACAGGTTGTACTATTATGGTTGGGATAATCAATCATCGGACTTTTTGAATCCGGCTGTTGAATTTAATGATCTGGCAGCAAGTGAATATTTAGAGTCAAAAATAATTTTAAACCATGCATTTCAATCCGATCTGACAGGTCTTCTGGCTTTTAAATTTAGTTCATTAAATATTTATGATATTAGGAGAGATGAGAATCTAACTACTCCGGATAAAGTTGACAATAAACTTCTGGACGATCCGTCTGTTAAGTTTATCTCTATTAATATTAATGGCAAATGGGATACACGAAATAGCTTCATCAATCCTTCAACTGGTCTCGTTCTCGAAATCGAACTTGAATACGCTCCTGATATACTTGATGACAACAGTTCTTTTTTCAGACAAGCATTTGTAGTTCGGTACTTCACAGAAATATTTTTTGAGAATTTGATACTTGCCAGCAGAGCAATGGAACAAATTTCAATCCCTGAAGCCGGCTCATCAGAATTTTTAGCAATACCTGTTGGAGGCGGCAATACTCTACGCGGTGTCCCAATGGATAAATTCAGATTTAAATCTCTATTACTTTTTAATAATGAATTAAGATACAAGATCTGGTGGCGTTTCGGTGCAATTGCCGGACTGGATATCGGTTATGGTTCGAATAAAGATTTGTATCCTGAGAACACAATTAAGTGGATAGTTAATCCTGTTGCAGGTCTCAGATTCTTTATGGATAATTTTATTGTAAGAGCAGATGTTGGTTATTATAATGGCGATATCGGCTTTTACCTGAACTTCGGACATATTTATTAA